The proteins below are encoded in one region of Pseudoduganella armeniaca:
- a CDS encoding long-chain-fatty-acid--CoA ligase produces the protein MTNEPIWLKSYPAGVPATIDPDQYRSLTQLLEESFERYAHRRAYACMDRFLTYRELDRHSRAMAAWLRQRGLGKGARVAIMMPNVLQYPIAVAAILRAGCTVVNVNPLYTPRELEHQLRDSGAEAIVLLENFADTLEKVLPRTAIRHVVVGSMGDMLGLAKGTLVNFVVRKLKKLVPAFSLPDAVPFRRMLAEGAGLTLQPVTLGHDDIAFLQYTGGTTGLSKGATLTHRNVIANVLQNDAWSVPALGDVAAGDGPVTVCALPLYHILALNACVLMGARWGAMNILIPNPRDMPGFVRELAKYRVNFFPGVNTLFNGLLNQPGLDQVDFSGLRITLGGGMAVQQVVNDRWLKLTGCPILEGYGLSETSPTATLCPPNLTTFTGTIGLPVPSTDVAIVDDDGRPVPLGQAGEIAIRGPQVMSGYWNRPDETAKVMTQAGFFKSGDIGIMDERGYVRIVDRKKDMILVSGFNVYPNEIEGVIAAHPGVLECACVGVPDAASGEAVKLFVVRKDPALTSAQLMDYCREQLTGYKKPKYIEFRDALPKTNVGKILRRELRDSALAA, from the coding sequence ATGACGAATGAACCGATCTGGCTGAAGTCCTATCCGGCCGGCGTGCCGGCGACGATCGATCCCGACCAATACCGCTCGCTGACGCAGCTGCTCGAGGAGTCGTTCGAACGCTATGCCCACCGCCGCGCCTACGCCTGCATGGACCGCTTCCTGACCTATCGCGAGCTGGACCGGCATTCGCGCGCCATGGCGGCGTGGCTGCGCCAGCGCGGCCTGGGCAAGGGCGCCAGGGTCGCGATCATGATGCCCAACGTGCTGCAGTATCCCATCGCGGTGGCGGCGATCCTGCGCGCCGGCTGCACGGTCGTCAACGTCAATCCGCTGTACACGCCGCGCGAGCTGGAACATCAGCTGCGCGATTCCGGCGCCGAGGCCATCGTCCTGCTGGAAAACTTCGCCGACACGCTGGAGAAGGTGCTGCCGCGCACGGCGATCCGGCACGTGGTGGTGGGCTCGATGGGCGACATGCTGGGCCTGGCCAAGGGCACACTGGTCAACTTCGTCGTGCGCAAGCTGAAGAAGCTGGTGCCGGCGTTCTCGCTGCCGGACGCGGTGCCGTTCCGGCGCATGCTGGCCGAAGGCGCCGGCCTGACGCTGCAGCCGGTGACGCTGGGGCATGACGACATCGCCTTCCTGCAGTACACGGGCGGCACCACCGGCCTGTCGAAAGGGGCCACCCTCACGCATCGCAACGTCATCGCCAACGTGCTGCAGAACGACGCCTGGTCGGTACCGGCGCTGGGCGATGTCGCCGCCGGCGATGGACCGGTGACCGTGTGCGCGCTGCCGCTGTATCACATCCTCGCGCTCAACGCCTGTGTGCTGATGGGCGCGCGCTGGGGCGCGATGAACATCCTGATCCCGAACCCGCGCGACATGCCCGGCTTCGTGCGCGAGCTGGCCAAGTACCGCGTCAATTTCTTCCCCGGCGTGAACACGCTGTTCAACGGCCTGTTGAACCAGCCGGGCCTGGACCAGGTCGATTTCTCCGGCCTGCGCATCACGCTGGGCGGCGGCATGGCGGTGCAGCAGGTCGTCAACGACCGCTGGCTGAAGCTCACCGGCTGCCCGATCCTGGAGGGCTATGGCTTGTCGGAGACCTCGCCCACGGCGACCCTGTGCCCGCCCAACCTGACCACCTTCACCGGCACGATCGGCCTGCCGGTGCCGTCCACCGACGTGGCGATCGTCGACGACGACGGTCGTCCGGTGCCGCTCGGCCAGGCCGGCGAGATCGCGATCCGCGGCCCGCAGGTCATGAGCGGCTACTGGAACCGCCCCGACGAGACGGCAAAGGTGATGACACAAGCCGGCTTCTTCAAGTCGGGCGACATCGGCATCATGGACGAACGCGGCTACGTGCGCATCGTCGACCGCAAGAAGGACATGATCCTGGTGTCCGGCTTCAACGTCTATCCGAACGAGATCGAGGGCGTCATCGCCGCCCACCCCGGCGTGCTCGAATGCGCCTGCGTGGGCGTACCGGATGCCGCCTCCGGCGAGGCCGTCAAGCTGTTCGTCGTGCGCAAGGACCCGGCGCTCACCAGCGCCCAGCTGATGGACTACTGCCGCGAGCAGCTGACCGGCTACAAGAAGCCCAAGTACATCGAGTTCCGCGACGCGCTGCCGAAAACGAACGTCGGCAAGATCCTGCGCCGCGAGCTGCGCGACAGCGCGCTCGCGGCCTGA
- a CDS encoding diiron oxygenase yields MEAMTAVAPAPAASPIILDERSQKTVRTLINASHRNLLFLDKVVDWETGIDFTKLPKLAESSWIYGTEYWDMLTPEQRNEVLWLETGRDVSYFIWLEQTLPELYVGYVNKYHGTLADEVREYMLVFSREEIVHTLMFRRYLQAAKLKMWSHPENIPNYSAFENQLAGRHPVYGVCWNLLIEWFAELNSIYATQTDAIDPLTRKMFREHHTEETRHIAFARTVCENYFATAPKAEMDEMCAFFRKGYGFLLAEYSYMPEIARHTSFHFPIQPDDKAAIEAVRNSPNNRRLNAERFRDVHDWCVKYNIIDA; encoded by the coding sequence ATGGAAGCCATGACCGCCGTTGCACCCGCACCCGCCGCCAGCCCGATCATCCTCGATGAGCGCAGCCAGAAGACCGTGCGCACGTTGATCAACGCCTCGCACCGCAACCTCCTGTTCCTGGACAAGGTCGTCGACTGGGAGACCGGCATCGATTTCACCAAGCTGCCCAAGCTGGCCGAGTCGAGCTGGATCTACGGCACCGAATACTGGGACATGCTGACGCCCGAGCAGCGCAACGAGGTGCTGTGGCTGGAGACGGGCCGCGACGTGTCGTACTTCATCTGGCTGGAACAAACGCTGCCCGAGCTGTACGTCGGCTACGTCAACAAGTACCACGGCACGCTGGCCGACGAGGTACGCGAATACATGCTGGTGTTCTCGCGCGAGGAAATCGTGCACACGCTGATGTTCCGGCGCTACCTGCAGGCAGCCAAGCTGAAGATGTGGAGCCACCCGGAGAATATCCCCAACTATTCGGCGTTCGAAAATCAGCTGGCCGGGCGCCATCCGGTCTACGGCGTGTGCTGGAACCTGCTGATCGAGTGGTTCGCCGAGCTCAATTCGATCTACGCGACGCAGACCGACGCGATCGACCCGCTGACGCGCAAGATGTTCCGCGAGCACCACACCGAGGAGACGCGCCATATCGCGTTTGCCCGCACCGTTTGCGAGAACTACTTCGCCACCGCGCCAAAAGCGGAGATGGACGAGATGTGCGCCTTCTTCCGCAAGGGCTACGGCTTCCTGCTGGCCGAGTACAGCTACATGCCGGAGATCGCGCGCCACACGTCGTTCCACTTCCCGATCCAGCCGGACGACAAGGCGGCCATCGAGGCCGTGCGCAATTCGCCCAACAACCGGCGCCTGAACGCGGAGCGCTTCCGCGACGTGCACGACTGGTGCGTGAAGTACAACATCATCGACGCGTGA
- a CDS encoding enoyl-CoA hydratase/isomerase family protein: protein MLDILAHDAGITELRIARPPINLIDVGVLRALRQALAQARDSGQRGVLLSGTPGVFSAGVDIAALLDGDRADVRTYWEQVFLLAAEMARSPVPIFAAITGHCMAAGALLAVFCDYRVMARGAWHVGLNEVRVGVALPECFHYAVRRVVGALNAERLLVFGRMLNPGQALDMGLVDELAEPALVVDTAASRLRELLALPRRGMFETRAIARNDLASQFADVDALPLEAFVEAFLQPETQAVLRHVAGHARRQAAASAEAVAG from the coding sequence ATGCTCGACATCCTAGCCCACGATGCCGGCATCACCGAGCTGCGCATCGCCCGTCCTCCCATCAACCTGATCGACGTCGGCGTGCTGCGCGCGCTGCGCCAGGCCCTGGCGCAGGCGCGCGACAGCGGCCAGCGCGGCGTGCTGCTGTCCGGCACGCCCGGCGTGTTCTCGGCCGGCGTCGATATCGCCGCGCTGCTGGACGGCGACCGTGCCGACGTGCGCACCTACTGGGAGCAGGTGTTCCTGCTGGCGGCCGAGATGGCGCGTTCGCCCGTGCCCATCTTCGCCGCCATCACCGGCCACTGCATGGCCGCCGGCGCGCTGCTGGCCGTGTTCTGCGACTACCGCGTGATGGCGCGCGGCGCCTGGCACGTCGGCCTGAACGAAGTGCGGGTCGGCGTCGCGCTGCCGGAATGCTTCCATTACGCGGTGCGGCGGGTGGTGGGCGCGCTGAACGCCGAGCGGCTGCTGGTGTTCGGCCGCATGCTCAACCCGGGGCAGGCGCTGGACATGGGCCTGGTGGACGAACTGGCCGAGCCGGCCCTGGTGGTCGACACGGCCGCCAGCCGCCTGCGCGAACTGCTGGCGTTGCCGCGGCGCGGCATGTTCGAGACCCGCGCGATCGCCCGCAACGACCTGGCCAGCCAGTTCGCCGACGTCGACGCGTTGCCGCTGGAGGCGTTCGTCGAGGCCTTCCTGCAGCCGGAAACGCAGGCGGTGCTGCGCCACGTCGCCGGCCACGCCCGGCGTCAGGCAGCGGCCAGCGCCGAAGCGGTCGCCGGCTGA
- a CDS encoding thioesterase family protein: MNLYWRLLLVWLGARRKPRIRLGETIELGLTVLPNDLDLNGHMNNGRYLTIVDLALVEYMTRAGFVGPALRQRWRPMMTGSMIAFRRALKPLRRYTLRFAIDCWDERWAYVRFEFVHAGRVVAAGHGRGGIVGPQGVVGSAEMCRVLGADPVSPPVPAPLAAWIEADRLLRASHEAATPYPRQETA; this comes from the coding sequence ATGAACCTGTACTGGCGCCTGCTGCTGGTCTGGCTGGGTGCGCGGCGCAAGCCGCGCATCCGGCTGGGCGAGACGATCGAACTGGGCCTGACGGTGCTGCCGAACGACCTGGATCTGAACGGCCATATGAACAACGGACGCTACCTGACCATCGTCGACCTGGCGCTGGTCGAGTACATGACCCGGGCCGGCTTCGTCGGCCCGGCGTTGCGCCAGCGCTGGCGGCCCATGATGACGGGCTCGATGATCGCGTTCCGCCGCGCCCTCAAGCCGCTGCGCCGCTATACCCTGCGCTTCGCCATCGACTGCTGGGACGAGCGCTGGGCCTACGTGCGGTTCGAATTCGTGCATGCCGGCCGGGTGGTCGCCGCCGGCCACGGCCGCGGCGGCATCGTCGGGCCGCAGGGCGTCGTCGGCAGCGCCGAGATGTGCCGGGTGCTGGGCGCCGATCCCGTTTCGCCACCGGTACCGGCGCCGCTGGCCGCCTGGATCGAGGCCGACCGGCTGCTGCGCGCCAGCCACGAGGCGGCCACGCCTTATCCACGACAGGAGACTGCATGA
- a CDS encoding FAD-dependent oxidoreductase yields MKRSDPIAVVGAGPAGLCAADTLRQLGYTNVTVLEAEQRVGGKVCSVATPAGIVEMGAVLASSECELVLGLARRFAIPYAAYPVPQHYLDEQGRRHDAAGFLASRYDGPTIARAVAAYADQLARCAALGDSDLAALDDDLHLPFDRYAALHGFTPVAELARGALVGFGYGYYESVPACYYMKLIGWLLRPDGQGGLRPGELFMFPQGFQGLWEALAREHDVRLGTPVTALRRIADGRVSITAGGVQYEVAAAIVAAPLHTVAAFMTLTDAERALFGQLRSHRYVVSAFAATGLATGEFLFLHENEVAARCGHMNAWANRNPALPMYLGWQLAPRTASDEALTALLADDVARQGGRLERVALRREWDYFPHVDSAALGQRFFEQVAALQGAGQVWYAGGALHFETVEHSARQARALVRRAFADCR; encoded by the coding sequence ATGAAACGAAGCGATCCGATCGCCGTCGTCGGCGCGGGCCCGGCCGGGCTGTGCGCCGCCGACACGCTGCGCCAGCTGGGCTATACCAACGTCACCGTGTTAGAGGCCGAGCAGCGGGTCGGCGGCAAGGTCTGTTCCGTGGCCACGCCGGCCGGCATCGTCGAGATGGGCGCCGTGCTGGCGTCAAGCGAGTGCGAGCTGGTGCTGGGATTGGCGCGCCGCTTCGCCATTCCGTACGCGGCGTACCCGGTGCCGCAACACTACCTGGACGAACAGGGGCGGCGCCATGACGCCGCCGGCTTCCTGGCCAGCCGCTACGACGGGCCGACCATCGCCCGTGCCGTTGCTGCCTATGCCGACCAGCTTGCGCGCTGCGCGGCACTGGGCGACAGCGACCTGGCGGCCCTCGACGACGACCTGCACCTGCCGTTCGACCGTTACGCCGCGCTGCACGGCTTCACGCCGGTGGCGGAGCTGGCGCGCGGCGCTCTGGTGGGTTTCGGCTACGGCTACTACGAGAGCGTGCCGGCCTGCTATTACATGAAGCTGATCGGCTGGCTGCTGCGCCCGGACGGGCAGGGCGGCCTGCGCCCCGGCGAATTGTTCATGTTCCCGCAGGGCTTCCAGGGCTTGTGGGAAGCGCTGGCGCGGGAGCACGACGTGCGCCTCGGCACGCCGGTGACGGCGCTGCGGCGCATCGCGGACGGTCGCGTCAGCATCACGGCCGGTGGCGTCCAGTACGAGGTCGCGGCGGCGATCGTGGCCGCGCCGCTGCACACGGTGGCCGCCTTCATGACCTTGACGGACGCCGAGCGCGCCCTGTTCGGCCAATTGCGCAGCCACCGCTACGTGGTCAGCGCGTTTGCCGCCACGGGCCTGGCCACCGGCGAATTCCTGTTCCTGCACGAGAACGAGGTGGCGGCGCGCTGCGGCCACATGAACGCCTGGGCCAATCGCAACCCGGCGCTGCCGATGTACCTCGGCTGGCAACTGGCGCCCCGGACGGCATCGGACGAGGCGCTGACCGCGCTGCTGGCCGACGACGTGGCGCGGCAGGGCGGGCGGCTGGAGCGGGTGGCGTTGCGGCGCGAATGGGACTACTTCCCGCACGTGGACAGCGCCGCGCTGGGGCAGCGATTCTTCGAGCAGGTCGCGGCCCTGCAGGGCGCCGGGCAGGTCTGGTACGCGGGCGGCGCCTTGCACTTCGAAACCGTCGAGCACAGTGCGCGCCAAGCGCGCGCGCTGGTGCGGCGCGCCTTCGCGGATTGCCGGTGA
- a CDS encoding hybrid sensor histidine kinase/response regulator produces the protein MFRNRGLLRALAELSPRARFAWAALLALAVLAGQVLLRSVDEGKVPFLLFNPAIVFAAAAFGIWPAMLVYGTGLLFGLHVFMSAALTLAGPQRAALLAYAVMGFVYIYLGQLGRIYAGRAMRAERQLVADRLAQSEARRAYLHDLLLQAPGFVAVLRGPEHVIELTNEAFDELVGRRDLTGRVFRAAVPELAGQALMAHLDEAFRTGGRYSARDTEVLVRPAPGAAPRTHFIDFALQPTNTGAEVTGVFIAGVDVTARKLARDALLLNEERLKDGLQAARMAVWDCDLATEQVHFSDSAVAIFGASLDVLRQPWHLLHPDDVPRLRLARERALAERGTYLETVRARRADTGAELWIEVRGRVLTDQAGVPRTLRGVTIDVTLRHVAELGLREAERRKDEFLAMLAHELRNPLAPISAAATMLQHPGATPPQVERASAIIGRQAAHMVRLVDDLLDAARISRGKVELRYEPFDLALSVEDAVEQVRPLLERKGHVLTVRGSPQPLPVDGDRARLTQVVANLLNNAARYTPDGGAIEVALAASATSVHVTVSDNGCGIAPALLPGVFDMFTQGQRGRDRTQGGLGIGLAIVHGLVRMHGGRVAAFSDGAGQGARFEVTLPLALPRAGGAALSPHGAAARQGPQEGPPPGTTVLVVDDNRDAADTLAALLHSHGMHCTVEYGAVAALQRAVRERPRVCILDIGLPDMDGIELARQLRQRLDGPLLLLAQSGYGQAHDRAAGLAAGFDHYFVKPVALETLLAVLAQALQPGAAQALAEP, from the coding sequence ATGTTCAGAAATCGCGGCCTGCTGCGCGCACTGGCCGAGTTGTCGCCGCGCGCGCGCTTCGCCTGGGCCGCGCTGCTGGCCCTCGCGGTGCTGGCCGGCCAGGTGCTGCTGCGCAGCGTGGACGAGGGCAAGGTACCGTTCCTGCTCTTCAATCCCGCCATCGTGTTCGCGGCCGCCGCCTTCGGCATCTGGCCCGCCATGCTGGTGTACGGCACCGGGCTGCTGTTCGGCCTGCACGTATTCATGTCCGCCGCGCTGACGCTGGCGGGACCGCAGCGGGCCGCCCTGCTGGCGTATGCGGTGATGGGCTTCGTCTATATCTACCTGGGCCAGCTGGGGCGCATCTATGCCGGCCGCGCGATGCGGGCCGAGCGCCAACTGGTGGCGGACCGGCTGGCGCAGAGCGAGGCCCGGCGCGCCTATCTGCACGACCTGCTGCTGCAGGCGCCCGGCTTCGTGGCCGTGCTGCGCGGGCCGGAACACGTGATCGAACTGACCAACGAGGCCTTCGACGAGCTGGTGGGCCGGCGCGACCTGACCGGGCGGGTGTTCCGCGCGGCGGTGCCTGAGCTGGCCGGGCAGGCGCTGATGGCGCACCTGGACGAAGCCTTCCGCACCGGTGGCCGCTACAGCGCGCGCGATACCGAGGTGCTGGTGCGCCCCGCTCCCGGCGCCGCACCGCGCACCCACTTCATCGATTTCGCGCTGCAACCGACCAACACAGGCGCCGAGGTCACGGGTGTGTTCATCGCCGGGGTCGACGTCACGGCGCGCAAGCTGGCGCGCGACGCGCTGCTCCTGAACGAGGAGCGGCTGAAGGATGGCCTGCAGGCCGCGCGCATGGCCGTGTGGGACTGCGACCTGGCAACGGAACAGGTCCATTTTTCCGACAGCGCCGTGGCGATCTTCGGCGCCAGCCTGGACGTGCTGCGCCAGCCCTGGCACCTGCTGCATCCGGACGACGTGCCGCGCCTGCGGCTGGCGCGCGAGCGCGCATTGGCCGAGCGCGGCACCTACCTCGAGACGGTGCGGGCACGCCGGGCCGACACCGGCGCCGAGCTGTGGATCGAGGTGCGCGGCCGGGTGCTGACGGACCAGGCCGGGGTGCCGCGCACCCTGCGCGGCGTGACCATCGACGTGACCTTGCGCCATGTGGCCGAGCTGGGGCTGCGCGAGGCGGAACGCCGCAAGGACGAGTTCCTGGCCATGCTGGCGCACGAGCTGCGCAACCCGCTGGCGCCGATCAGCGCCGCCGCCACGATGCTGCAGCACCCCGGGGCGACGCCGCCCCAGGTGGAGCGCGCCAGCGCCATCATCGGCCGCCAGGCCGCGCACATGGTGCGGCTGGTGGACGACCTGCTCGACGCGGCCCGCATCAGCCGCGGCAAGGTGGAGCTGCGATACGAGCCGTTCGACCTGGCGTTGTCGGTGGAGGATGCGGTCGAGCAGGTGAGGCCACTGCTGGAACGCAAGGGCCACGTGCTGACGGTGCGAGGCTCGCCCCAGCCGCTGCCGGTCGACGGCGACCGGGCCCGCCTGACACAGGTCGTGGCGAACCTGCTGAACAACGCGGCGCGCTACACGCCGGACGGCGGCGCCATCGAGGTGGCGCTGGCCGCCAGCGCCACCAGCGTGCACGTGACGGTCAGCGACAACGGCTGCGGCATCGCGCCGGCGTTGCTGCCGGGCGTGTTCGACATGTTCACCCAGGGCCAGCGCGGCCGCGATCGCACCCAGGGCGGGCTGGGCATCGGCCTGGCCATCGTGCACGGCCTGGTGCGCATGCATGGCGGCCGCGTCGCCGCGTTCAGCGACGGCGCCGGGCAGGGCGCCCGCTTCGAGGTGACGCTGCCGCTGGCACTGCCGCGAGCGGGCGGCGCGGCGCTGTCGCCCCACGGCGCCGCGGCACGCCAGGGCCCGCAGGAAGGGCCGCCGCCCGGGACGACGGTCCTGGTCGTCGATGACAACCGCGATGCCGCCGATACGCTGGCGGCCCTGTTGCACAGCCACGGCATGCATTGCACGGTCGAATACGGCGCGGTGGCGGCGCTGCAGCGCGCCGTGCGCGAGCGCCCGCGCGTGTGCATTCTCGATATCGGGTTGCCCGACATGGACGGGATCGAACTGGCCCGCCAGCTGCGCCAGCGCCTGGACGGGCCGTTGCTGCTGCTCGCGCAGTCCGGCTATGGCCAGGCGCACGACCGCGCCGCCGGGCTGGCGGCGGGCTTCGACCACTACTTCGTCAAGCCGGTGGCACTCGAGACGCTGCTGGCCGTGCTGGCGCAGGCCTTGCAGCCGGGCGCCGCGCAGGCGCTGGCCGAGCCCTGA
- a CDS encoding nuclear transport factor 2 family protein, with product MARSPALPSLLYRAACGALLLLALAPCTAASRLVRPPVQDTPAAVGANPAGPNAAALDAVWAAEQEWLQAMRRGDTAALRRLLSSDHVHVGTNGRLRHKSELLLALQRGQVRFLTYDVTSYDIRITGSAAIVSGTYHAQLERLGVREVSQGRYLRVWVRDESGWRLMAHQLTAGTVPRGRP from the coding sequence ATGGCGCGCTCGCCCGCATTGCCGTCTCTGCTGTACCGTGCCGCCTGCGGCGCGCTGCTGCTGCTTGCCCTGGCGCCGTGCACGGCTGCCAGCCGGCTGGTGCGCCCGCCGGTGCAGGACACGCCGGCCGCGGTGGGCGCCAACCCGGCCGGCCCCAACGCCGCCGCGCTGGACGCCGTCTGGGCCGCCGAGCAGGAATGGCTGCAGGCGATGCGGCGCGGCGACACGGCGGCCCTGCGGCGCCTGCTGTCGAGCGACCATGTCCACGTCGGCACCAATGGCCGCCTGCGCCATAAATCCGAGCTGCTGCTGGCGCTGCAGCGCGGCCAGGTGCGCTTCCTGACCTACGACGTGACCAGCTACGACATCCGCATCACCGGCAGCGCGGCCATCGTCAGCGGCACCTATCACGCCCAGCTGGAGCGCCTGGGCGTGCGCGAGGTCTCGCAGGGGCGCTACCTGCGGGTCTGGGTGCGCGACGAGAGCGGCTGGCGCCTGATGGCACACCAGCTCACGGCCGGCACGGTGCCGCGCGGGCGTCCATGA
- the fdhD gene encoding formate dehydrogenase accessory sulfurtransferase FdhD — protein MNLDARQLLPAGACSVAAQAWRGGHLAALTEVVPDEVPVALVYNGISHAVMLASPADLEDFALGFSLAERIVRHPRDIHDIEIEQDGAGIVVAMQVAAGALARLKQDRRARTGRTGCGLCGVESLRRFGDDTADVAPCRALPAPAPGAVLQPAALRRAMAQLASRQHLHHATGGTHAAGWAAPDGTLTCLREDVGRHNALDKLVGAVARSGALAEGGFAVVTSRASYEMVQKAARAGIGLLAAVSAPTALAVRLAERAGVTLAGFVRDDRYVLYSHPQRLAAAT, from the coding sequence ATGAACCTTGACGCCCGCCAACTCCTGCCGGCCGGCGCCTGCAGCGTGGCGGCGCAAGCCTGGCGCGGCGGCCACCTGGCCGCGCTGACCGAGGTGGTGCCGGACGAGGTACCCGTCGCCCTGGTCTACAACGGCATCAGCCATGCCGTCATGCTGGCCTCGCCGGCCGACCTGGAAGACTTCGCGCTCGGCTTCTCGCTGGCCGAACGCATCGTGCGGCATCCGCGCGACATCCACGACATCGAGATCGAACAGGATGGCGCCGGCATCGTCGTCGCCATGCAGGTGGCGGCCGGCGCGCTGGCGCGGCTGAAGCAGGACCGGAGGGCGCGCACCGGCCGTACCGGCTGCGGGCTGTGCGGCGTGGAGAGCCTGCGCCGCTTCGGCGACGACACGGCCGACGTGGCGCCTTGCCGCGCCCTGCCCGCGCCGGCGCCCGGAGCGGTGCTGCAACCGGCCGCGCTGCGCCGCGCGATGGCGCAACTGGCCTCACGCCAGCACCTGCACCATGCCACGGGCGGCACCCACGCCGCCGGCTGGGCCGCGCCGGACGGCACGCTGACCTGCCTGCGCGAGGACGTGGGACGCCACAACGCACTGGACAAGCTGGTCGGCGCGGTGGCACGCAGCGGCGCGCTGGCCGAAGGCGGCTTTGCCGTCGTCACGAGCCGGGCCAGCTACGAGATGGTGCAGAAGGCGGCGCGCGCCGGGATCGGCCTGCTGGCGGCGGTGTCGGCACCGACAGCGCTGGCGGTGCGCTTGGCCGAGCGCGCCGGCGTCACGCTGGCCGGCTTCGTGCGCGACGACCGCTACGTGTTGTACAGCCACCCGCAGCGCCTCGCCGCCGCGACGTGA